The Streptomyces tendae DNA segment GCCGTCGGCGCCCAGGAGGCGGCCGGTGCGCTGGCCGCCGACCCCTGCCACTGCGTGGTGCTGGAGCTGGGCATGGCCGAGGCGGAGGTGACCCGCTTCCTGGAGGCGCTGCGCGGGGACTCCGCCCTGGCGAGCGTGCCGGTCCTGGTGCACAGCGGGCACCGGGCCGACGCCGAGGTCGAGGCGACCTTGCGCACCCGGGCCTCGGGCACGGCGCTGGAGTTCCTGTCCAGCCTGGACGAGCTGCGGGAGCGGATCGCGCTGCACCTGTCGGCGGAGGAGCCCGGTGACGTGCTGTCGCTGGTGCGCCCGGAAGAGGCACAGCGGTCGGCCCCGGAGACCGTGGTGGACGGCTCGTTCGCCGGGCGCACGGTGCTGGTCGTCGACGACGACGCGCGCAACCTGTTCGCGCTGAGCGGCATCCTGGAGCTGCACGGTTTCCGGGTGCTGCACGCCGAGGACGGCCGCAAGGGCATCGAGAGACTCGTGGAGAACCCGGACGTGGCCCTGGTCCTGATGGACGTGATGATGCCCGAGCTGGACGGGTACGCCGCCACGGCGGAGATCCGCTCCATGCCGCGGTACGCGGATCTGCCGATCATCGCGGTCACCGCGAAGGCGATGCCCGGGGACCGGGAGAAGAGCCTCGCCTCGGGTGCCAGCGACTACGTCACCAAGCCGGTGGACAGCCGTGAGCTGATCGCCTGCGTCCGCCGTTGGCTGCCCGCATGAGCCGCGCGACGGAGCGCTCCGACCGGAAGGCGTGGGTGACGTGAGCATCCAGGAGTACGTGAACGAACCGCCGCCCGACGAGACGGAGATGGAGCTGCGGCGGCCGTCGGCGGGGCCCGCCGGGGTGGCCGCCGACTCCCCCGTGGGCCGGCTGGCGGCCACCGTGGACCGGCTCAGCCGTGAGGTGCGGGCCGCGCAGGCGGAGGCCGAGGGGCGTGCGCTGATCGAGCTCGCCAAGGGCATCCTCGTCGAGCGCCTGGGCTGCGGGCCCGCGCAGGCCGCGCGGCAGCTCGCCGAGCTGACCGAGCAGGCCGGGACGAACCCGCTGGAGTTCGCGGTCGAGGTGATCAACCAGGCCGCCCGGGACCGGATGTCCGAGGTCACCGACGCCTTCCTGGCCGCCACCCGGGCGGCCGGCGAGGCGGACCCGGCGGCCGTACGGCTGCGCGCGGCGGAGAGCGGCGCGCTCGCCGCCGACGACACCCAGGCGGTGGCCGAGTCGCTGCTGGAGCAGGCGCTGCGCCCGCTGGGCGCGGTGGCCGTGGCGATCTGGGCGGCGGGCGCCGACGGGTCGCTGACCCTGGCGGGCAGCTCCGGCTTCTCCCCCGCCGAGGCGGCGCGCTGGTACTACGTGCCGCCGGACGTGGCGACGGTCGCGCGGTACGGCCTGGCCGAGCGCGACGGCCTGTGGATCGAGTCGCTGTCCGAGCGGGGGCTGCCCAGCGTGGGACGGCACCACCACCCGGACGGCGGCCGGGCCGCCGTGCCCGCCGGCACCGGGGGGCGGGTGTACGGGGTGCTGGAGATCGTCTGGCCGACGCCGCTGCCGCAGCAGCCGCCGCAGATCGTGCGGCAGGTGGAGGCGCTGGCCGAGCTGTGCGCGCACACCCTGGAGACGTTCACCGTGCCGGACGACCCCAGCCGGCCGCCGCGGGTGCTGCCGGACGCCGCCGAGCTGATGGACCTGGCCGACGGGCTGTACGACCCGGCCCTGGTGCTGGTGCCGCACCTGGACGAGTCGGGGAACCTGCTCGACTTCCGCATCCAGCACGTCAACAGCCGGTTCCTGGACCCGGCGGGCCGGCCGCGCGGCATGGTCAGCGGCGCGCTGCTGCTGGAGGCCTACCCGATGGCCGCCGGCGAGAGCGAGCTGTTCCAGCGGATCGAGCGGGTGTACGCCACGGGTGAGCCGTTCCGGGCCCGGCGCATGCATCTGACCGCGCTGGTCGACCAGGTGCCGCTGTCGGCGATGGCGGACATCAGCGTCAGCCGGCACGGCGCGGGGATCCTGTTCATCTGGCGGATCGAGGACGAGACGGCCCGGCTGGCGAGCCTGCTGCAGCACGCCCAGCGGCTCGGCCGGATCGGCGGGTTCGAGGAGAACCTGCTGACCGGGGAGATCACCTGGAACGGCCAGCTGTTCGACCTGTACGGGCGTCCGGAGACCAGTCCGCCGGTGCCGCTGGAGGACCTGCCGGCGTACGCCCACCCGGACGACGCCGTCGCCATCGGCCGTTTCCTGCGGACGGTGCTGCACCACCGGCGTCCGGCGTCGGCGGCCTTCCGGCTGCAGCGGCCGGACGGGGTGACCCGGCACATCCGCGTGGTCGCCGAGCCGGTGCTGGACACCGACGACCGGCTGCTGACCATACGAGGCGCCTACCAGGACATCTCGTCGCAGCACTGGACCGAGGTGGCGCTGGCGGCGACCCGCGACCAGCTCGCCCACACCGAGCAGCACGCGAGCGAGCGCGATCGGCTGGCGCTCCAGCTGCAGCGCGCGATCATGCCGCCCACGCAGGCGCCGCTGCAGATCCCCGACCTGGACGTGGCGGTGCGCTACCGGCCGGCGGAGGCGGAGCAGCTGGTGGGCGGCGACTGGTACGACGCGGTGGTGCTGCCGTCCCGGCTGGTGCTGCTGTGCGTCGGCGACGTCGCCGGTCACGGCATCGAGGCGGCCACCAGCATGGTCGTCCTGCGCAACGCGCTGCGCGGGCTCGCCGTCACCGGCGCGGGCCCGGGACAGCTGCTGTCGTGGCTGAACATCGTGACGCACCATCTGACCGGCGGGGTGACGGCCACGGCGGTCTGCGGCCTGTACGACCCGGCCACCCGCACCCTGCGGTGGGCGCGGGCCGGCCATCTGCCGCCGGTGCTGGTGCGCGGTTCCGAGGCGGCCCCGCTGCCGGTGGTGCGAGGCCTGCTGCTGGGTGCGGTGCCGGAGGCGCAGTACGAGGAGTCGGAGGTGCAGCTCGCCGCCGAGGACAACCTCCTGATGTACACGGACGGGCTGATCGAGCGCCGGGACCGCTCGGTGGAGGAGTCGCTGACGCACCTCCTCACCACCGCGGCGACGGTGCCGGGCTCGCTCGACCAGCGGCTGGACCGGCTGCTCACGTACAGCAGGTCGGACACCGACGACGACACCTGCATCGTCGGTATCCGCGTGGGATAGGTCACCCGAGCGGCCGATCGGACGGACGGAGGCATGAGAGAGCGATTCGGGGGTACGCGCGGCTGCGCGACGAAGAGCTTGATCACCTTGTTGGAGGTACTCGTGCCCATTGCCCAGGACCCGTTGTCCGTAGAGGTGACACTTCCGCGTGAGGATGTGGCCCTTCTGACGGTGGAGGGCTACTTGGACGTCGACACGGCGACCGAGTTCCAGCACCATCTGGCCAACCAGCTGCACCACGGCCGCCGGCACTTCCTGCTGGATCTGTCGGCGGTCCCCTTCATGGACTCCTCCGGCATGAACATCATCCTGCGCGTGTACCAGGAGGCGCGGGAGCTTCCGGGGAGCGTCCACATCATCGCCCCCACCCCGGCCGTGCGCCGGATCCTCGATCTGACGGGCGTCAGCATCACCGTCCCCGTCTCGGAGAGCGTCGACGAGGCGCTGGAGCGCGTCGACGCGCCCGAGGCCCCGGCCGGGCCAGCGGCCTGAGCGGGACCGCCCCCCGCCCGGCCCCGCACGGGTCCGGGCGTTTGTGACGACGAGGAGGAGAGCAGACAGGTGCCGGAGCACGAAGCGGACGCGACCCACGGAACCCCCGCCCGGGAGGTCGGTGACTTCCTGCGGCGGCTGCGGGAGCAGATCGCCCAGCGGTGGGCGGACGAGCCCCTGTTCCGCACGGTGTTCACCGTCTCGCGCGACGAGGCGGTGGACGCCGGCCGGGTGATCGTGGACGCCCTGGCCCAGGTGGCCGACGCGCAGCGGATCGAGGACCCGGACGCCGCGGGCTTCACCGGGGTCCGCGAGCAGCTCGCGCGCATGGGGGCGGCCCGCTCCCGCGCGGGGCTGTCCACCACACAGGTCTCCAGCGAACTGGCCGCGCTGCTGCCGCCGG contains these protein-coding regions:
- a CDS encoding SpoIIE family protein phosphatase, which encodes MELRRPSAGPAGVAADSPVGRLAATVDRLSREVRAAQAEAEGRALIELAKGILVERLGCGPAQAARQLAELTEQAGTNPLEFAVEVINQAARDRMSEVTDAFLAATRAAGEADPAAVRLRAAESGALAADDTQAVAESLLEQALRPLGAVAVAIWAAGADGSLTLAGSSGFSPAEAARWYYVPPDVATVARYGLAERDGLWIESLSERGLPSVGRHHHPDGGRAAVPAGTGGRVYGVLEIVWPTPLPQQPPQIVRQVEALAELCAHTLETFTVPDDPSRPPRVLPDAAELMDLADGLYDPALVLVPHLDESGNLLDFRIQHVNSRFLDPAGRPRGMVSGALLLEAYPMAAGESELFQRIERVYATGEPFRARRMHLTALVDQVPLSAMADISVSRHGAGILFIWRIEDETARLASLLQHAQRLGRIGGFEENLLTGEITWNGQLFDLYGRPETSPPVPLEDLPAYAHPDDAVAIGRFLRTVLHHRRPASAAFRLQRPDGVTRHIRVVAEPVLDTDDRLLTIRGAYQDISSQHWTEVALAATRDQLAHTEQHASERDRLALQLQRAIMPPTQAPLQIPDLDVAVRYRPAEAEQLVGGDWYDAVVLPSRLVLLCVGDVAGHGIEAATSMVVLRNALRGLAVTGAGPGQLLSWLNIVTHHLTGGVTATAVCGLYDPATRTLRWARAGHLPPVLVRGSEAAPLPVVRGLLLGAVPEAQYEESEVQLAAEDNLLMYTDGLIERRDRSVEESLTHLLTTAATVPGSLDQRLDRLLTYSRSDTDDDTCIVGIRVG
- a CDS encoding STAS domain-containing protein produces the protein MPIAQDPLSVEVTLPREDVALLTVEGYLDVDTATEFQHHLANQLHHGRRHFLLDLSAVPFMDSSGMNIILRVYQEARELPGSVHIIAPTPAVRRILDLTGVSITVPVSESVDEALERVDAPEAPAGPAA